One window from the genome of Sesamum indicum cultivar Zhongzhi No. 13 linkage group LG15, S_indicum_v1.0, whole genome shotgun sequence encodes:
- the LOC105178280 gene encoding homeobox-leucine zipper protein ATHB-6-like: MKRSLGSSDSLGALMSICPNSTDENSPKGDYPMYTREFQTMLEGLDEDCGGGCVEETGQVSEKKRRLRVDQVKALEKNFEVENKLEPERKVKLAQELGLQPRQVAVWFQNRRARWKTKQLERDYGVLKANYDALKHKYEQLQRDNDSLLNEILELKSKLNEGDGEHDSKVSVKEEPLVSETEAKTEIEAPFIELNFENCRNELTTMMREASVFVDFKDGSSDSSDSSAILNEDNNNSPVGAAISSSAGGVLHHSPPAHDDEFLDNVHGIGLSSSAISLHQLSDSKVYQPPQFVKIEEHNFFGEECCSSLFSDDQPPTLHWDDCSDVWN, from the exons ATGAAGAGATCTCTTGGCAGTTCTGATTCGTTGGGTGCTCTGATGTCCATCTGTCCCAACTCTACAG ATGAAAACAGCCCGAAAGGCGACTACCCCATGTACACGAGGGAGTTTCAGACCATGTTGGAGGGGCTGGACGAGGATTGCGGCGGAGGTTGTGTGGAAGAAACGGGACAGGTTTcggagaagaagaggaggcTGAGGGTGGATCAGGTTAAGGCGCTGGAGAAGAACTTTGAGGTTGAGAATAAGCTTGAGCCGGAGAGGAAAGTGAAGCTTGCACAAGAACTCGGGCTGCAGCCGCGCCAGGTGGCGGTTTGGTTCCAGAACCGCCGTGCACGGTGGAAGACCAAGCAGTTGGAGAGAGATTACGGCGTACTTAAGGCCAATTATGATGCCCTCAAGCACAAGTATGAACAACTTCAGAGGGACAATGATTCTTTACTCAATGAG ATTCTCGAGCTGAAATCGAAACTGAACGAAGGAGATGGCGAGCACGACAGCAAAGTTTCGGTCAAAGAAGAGCCATTAGTGTCCGAAACTGAGGCGAAAACCGAGATCGAAGCCCCTTTCATTGAGCTCAACTTCGAGAACTGCCGAAATGAACTAACAACAATGATGAGAGAAGCCTCAGTTTTCGTCGACTTCAAGGACGGATCCTCGGACAGCAGCGACTCGAGCGCAATATTGAACGAGGACAACAACAATAGCCCGGTCGGGGCAGCTATTTCTTCGTCTGCCGGGGGGGTTCTCCACCACAGCCCACCGGCACATGATGATGAATTCTTGGACAATGTTCACGGAATTGGACTGTCGTCGTCTGCCATAAGTCTTCATCAGTTGTCGGACTCTAAGGTCTACCAGCCGCCGCAGTTCGTGAAGATTGAGGAGCACAATTTCTTTGGGGAGGAATGCTGCAGTAGTTTGTTCTCTGATGATCAGCCTCCAACTCTGCATTGGGACGACTGTTCTGATGTGTGGAACTGA